The genomic window CTATATGATTTACCTGATTCGTCAAAGCCAGCAAGTACAGGTCGAGAACCAGCAATTGCGGGCGGAGAATCTATTGAACCAATATGAGGCGTTGAAGAGTCAGCTTAATCCTCATATGTTATTTAATTCCTTAAATACGCTCCGTTCCTTGATCCGGGAGACTCCCGGGAAGGCACAAGAATATTTGCAGGAGTTATCCCGTGTCTTACGTTATACCTTGCAAGAGAATGAGTGCCGTAGTGTTACTTTACGGGAGGAGATGGATTTCGTGAACGCTTATATCTTCCTTTTGAAAATGCGCTATGAGGATAATCTAGTCTTCGATATAGACTTAGGGAAAGAGCACGAGTCTAAGCAACTGCCTCCTATGTCGGTGCAGCTTTTGATCGAGAACGCCGTGAAGCATAACGAGATCAGCAACCGTCATTCATTGACCATATCCGTTCGTTCTGGCCATGATTCCTTGACGGTTAGCAATCCTATCCAACCGAAATTGACACATAGCGGAGGCACCGGTATTGGCTTGGTGAACCTGAGTAAACGTTATAACCTCTTGTATAAGAAAGATATTTCCATAAAAGAAGATGCTAGTATATTCAGCGTAACAATCCCTTTGGTATGAAAGCTTTGATAATAGAAGACGAGAAAGCGGCTGTCCGTAATTTGATGGCATTGCTGGGAGAGGTTGATCCGGATATCGAGGTGATCGATGTCCTAGATAGTATTACGGATAGTGTTGAATGGTTTCAATCGCATCCAATGCCGGAACTTATCTTTCTGGATATCCATTTGGCGGATGGTTCGGCCTTTGAGATCTTCGGTCATGTAGATATCTCTTGCCCGATCATTTTCACGACAGCCTATGATGAATATGCGCTGAAAGCGTTTAAAGTGAATAGCGTAGATTATCTGTTGAAACCGATCGACGCGGATGATATACGGAAAGCTTTGGATAAGTTGTCACGGTTACAATCGACGGCTGTGGAGAAAGAAGCGATCGATTATTCCGCTGTCATGCAAGCCTTGAAGCGGGTGGAAGGATATAAAACGCATTTCTTGATCCCTGTGAAAGGGGATAAGCTGCTACCTGTTTCCGTGGATATGATCTTATTTTTCTATATAGCGGACGGAAATGTAAAGGCGGTGATGACGGACGGGAAGGAATACCTTTTCACGCAAACCTTGGATGAGTTAGCCGATAGCCTTGATCCTGCCTTGTTCTTCCGGATCAATCGTCAGTACTTGATATCCAGAAAGGCGGTGCAAGATATCGATCTCTGGTTTAACGGACGCCTTGCGGTCAATTTGATCGTACCGACCTTGGAGCGTATATTGGTTAGCAAGGCGAGAGTGCCGGATTTCAAGACGTGGTTTACGTCATGATGGATTATCAAGAGGGTTGTAGGGATGGAGTACGATGAACCGGGCTCCATGCTTATACGTCGGGTCTAATTGAATGGAGCCACCTAAATGCTCGATAATTGTTTGGCTGATGGATAACCCTAAGCCTGTACCCTGCGCGTATTCATCTACCTTTTCGAAACGCTCGAATATGACTTTCTGCTTATCCTCCGGTATTCCACATCCGGTATCGGTTACGGTGATACGTACATGCTGCTTGTCCTCATCTATTTGATAAGATAGGTTGATCTCTCCTTCTTTCGTGAACTTGCAGGCATTGGTCAATAAGTTTATCAATAATTGTTGGAGACGTATCGAATCTGTCTGGATATGTAAGGGGTCTTCAGAAGGTGTATA from Parabacteroides distasonis ATCC 8503 includes these protein-coding regions:
- a CDS encoding LytR/AlgR family response regulator transcription factor, which codes for MKALIIEDEKAAVRNLMALLGEVDPDIEVIDVLDSITDSVEWFQSHPMPELIFLDIHLADGSAFEIFGHVDISCPIIFTTAYDEYALKAFKVNSVDYLLKPIDADDIRKALDKLSRLQSTAVEKEAIDYSAVMQALKRVEGYKTHFLIPVKGDKLLPVSVDMILFFYIADGNVKAVMTDGKEYLFTQTLDELADSLDPALFFRINRQYLISRKAVQDIDLWFNGRLAVNLIVPTLERILVSKARVPDFKTWFTS
- a CDS encoding sensor histidine kinase, translated to MTIFAFMKKMNIKNKYVFSLVIISIMVAFLIHFPELVSLFDVTGQNALFPDMSVLDVANEVFFTFVSLLLLFAMNTYVFGFNRQKARISWQKVLLSFVMTWCVNNLLGKGFVFLHHQFDIPAIDALVHHYLHPLRDFIMSCVVTGSCYMIYLIRQSQQVQVENQQLRAENLLNQYEALKSQLNPHMLFNSLNTLRSLIRETPGKAQEYLQELSRVLRYTLQENECRSVTLREEMDFVNAYIFLLKMRYEDNLVFDIDLGKEHESKQLPPMSVQLLIENAVKHNEISNRHSLTISVRSGHDSLTVSNPIQPKLTHSGGTGIGLVNLSKRYNLLYKKDISIKEDASIFSVTIPLV